In Glycine soja cultivar W05 chromosome 10, ASM419377v2, whole genome shotgun sequence, the genomic stretch GAAGAATTGGTATTTCTATAGTCTAGTTGGGcatcaaacttaaaaaatattatctttgattGTAGGAATTTTtctagcttttttttttggcttcctAATAAATAGGATGTTTCTAGGTTGAACATGTAAAGAGAAAGATTAAGTTACTTGTGCGTTgataaatgttattttcttctttcttaccTCTGTCATGGTACTCTGTTTTGTATGATgagttcttcattttttttttttacaagaaaacaTCAGTTTGAATTTTAACCTAGTTGCACTCAAATTTATTATGCAAATCTTTGTTCCGACAACTTCTAACAACCTTTATGAGTACCCCCTACTTTAGATGCCAAAAAAAATCGTTTCCATCTGGGTTTTTATGTTAGGACCAGGAGATGCCATCTAGGTCACGGTTGCTGAGGAAAAGGGGTAAAACAAGGAAATTTAAATATTCTTGGAAATCTGCTGGCCACCCATCAATATGGAAAAGAATTGCTGATGGGAAAAACCAATCTTGCAAGCAGTATACACCATGTGGATGTCAGTCAATGTGTGGAAAGGAATGTACTTGTGTTAATGGTGGAACTTGCTGTGAGAAATATTGCGGGTATGTcacttttcatttaattatgtaGCTTTTCTATTAATATAATGGAAGATAAAATTGCAGGATATCTTATATTTCTCATGGTCATGTGTAATTGTGTTGGACTGTTTGAATTATTCTGTTAGCAATCACGGGGCTATGGTCATAACATAATGAGGGTAATCTAGATTGATGGTCAAATATGGTTTCCCTTGGTTAGCAAGCTTTTGAACACAAAACAAGAGCCGAGGAGCTAGAGATGTAAAACTGTCAATATAAAGCTATTTCTTCAAAACTCTTATTTTCCACTGTTTTGCTAGGTTCctataaaatgtattttcaaCTTAATTTGTGAACTATCAGActtgacaaatgtaataaattgGCTCTTCTACCTTCAGTTGTTCTAAAAGCTGCAAAAATCGGTTTAGAGGATGCCATTGTGCCAAGAGTCAGTGTAGAAGTCGACAATGCCCATGCTTTGCTGCAGGACGGGAATGTGACCCAGATGTCTGTCGGAATTGCTGGGTTAGGTAATATGCCAAATATTTTTActgtgaactttttttttttttatcaacaaaataatgtattatatatataagattaaacagtaccagaggtactgataCAAAAGAGGGATATACAGTCCTTATATCTAGACACCAGCACTGAATGGTATTCTAGATACTAGGAGAACATCTAGTTGTTCTATTTGTATCACCCATTACATATACAAAAGCCTTGTCTAATGTTGCTTGACCATTGATTTAGATGAATTGAGAAGTCTTTCTCAAAATGTCTAAGCCAAGTCCAGGTCAAGAAAATAGCTTCATCAAACAATCTATTAATATCAAATTctgcatttgaaaacaacattctGTTTCTAAACTTCCAAATAGCCCATGTTACCGCTAGCCACCAATATCTCCACCTCTTTCCCCTTACTCCTTTTATCTGAATAGAGATATGCTGAAGGAAATGCTGTACAGGTCTGAGAGGAAAGGCGCTTTTAATATTCAGCCAAGATATCGATTCCCACCAGATTGGTTGGATCTTTACTGTGAACTTGATTTTATGACTCCTATGCTTTTGAATCAACATGTCTCGATTCTATTGCTTCACCTGATCAAGAAGGTCATTATTCACAAAACCACAAGTAATATTTTGTACCCCAATGATCCAGTATTTCAGTAGTACTATGCAAACCTTTGTAAATTTTTCGGTCATATATTTCGACTGACTTGAGAAAATGTGACCTTCCGCTACTTCCATCTTCTCTGATGTCTGAACCTAGAACTGGGAAGATGCAATTTGTCTTTTACATCAACGAATTAATATAGTTGTGctgaaatattcattttatgttttgttagaataTCCTGTAatatcaatattatattttagagtgtcttaataatttctatttcattatttaattaggATTATTAGCAAAAATAAGAGTGAGTACTCTAGGTGTTATCATCACATTACATCTTACTATAATACAATCACATTAGGCAACTAAATATCATTCAaagtttctttttctctctatttccTCCCTCAATACctaataaatgtaataaaacCAAAAGATTCCTTTAAACTGTCCTTGAAACTGTCCTAAATTccttcatgtttttattttttattgagctATATTGATTGTAATCATTGACTTCTTAGAACTTTATGTAGAATTGATCCTTTTTTAACATGTAAAGCACCTCTTGTacgaaaacaattgagtaaatcCTGAACAGAAAATTTTGCTATTAAATTTTCATCCCAGAATTTCACGTCCTCCACAGCCCACACCCCACCCCCtccaaaaaaaagtggagaaactTTAGAAACCATGAATTGATAATTCTCTACTTCACCTGTATCTTCTAGTTTGGCAACACTGTAATTCCCTTTAATGCTGTATCAGTTAAAATCTTCTCAACTGTTTcctttttatatgttatttgGACTCTGGAGTGCTCCTCCACATCAAATCATTGTGAATgcttttataaattatgttcttgtgttcttTATACAGTTGTGGGGATGGTTCATTAGGGGAGCCACCTCGACGTGGAGAAGGGCAATGTGGAAATATGAGGCTTCTATTAAGACAACAACAGAGGGTTAGTAATTCTGAGCTTAGGTGTTTAAAATTATCTGCATTTCACTCACGTGAATCATAATCATGGATACATATAACATGCATTTGGATCTcacattgttttttatttttgtctgtcAGATTCTCTTGTCAAAGTCTGATGTTGCAGGATGGGGAGCCTTCTTGAAGGTTATAAATAAGATTAAtagatttgttttgttttaaaaattcgAACAACATTAGcttcttctcctcactaattGATGATGATATTTCAGAACCCAgtaaacaaaaatgattacTTAGGAGAGTACACAGGAGAACTGATCTCCCACCGAGAAGCAGATAAACGTGGGAAAATATATGATCGTGCCAACTCGTCTTTCCTTTTTGACTTGAATGATCAGGCAAGTGTCTCACATCATCTACATTTTCTCCTATCTTGTGCTGCTTTAGCTCTTTTCTCATTGATTTGAGAGTTTCCTTCTAATTTATAAGAGGTCgagtcatatattatttttattatattttttagcttTTTGGCAACTAAGTATTTTCGTCTCATTTCTTTCATTGCAAGCTATAACAATTTGGGATTGCAAAGTGATTATTTTAGACCTTAAAGctgctatatttttttaacagtatGTTCTTGATGCTTATCGCAAAGGAGACAAGTTAAAATTTGCAAACCACTCGTCAAACCCCAATTGCTATGCAAAGGTGAGTCCAAAACTCAAGTTTTGGGGAGCTTTGAAGTTATAACCTTTTGGCTCAGTTTCTTGAACTTGATCTTTGAACCGTTACAATTATTGGCCTCTTGTACTTGTGACATAGGTGATGCTGGTTGCTGGAGATCACCGAGTAGGCATATTTGCCAAGGAACACATCGATGCTAGTGAGGAGCTCTTCTATGATTACCGTTATGGTCCAGATCAAGCACCACCATGGGCACGTAAACCTGAGGGTTCCAAGAGAGACGAATCAACAGCTTCTCAAGGCAGAGCTAAGAAACACCAGTCTCATTGATGAGCCTGGACCCAAGTCTAGCACATACAGATTTTTGCTTCTACTACTATACTCTATACAAACAAATTTGTGACATCCCATGGGTCAACTGTCACAGAAGGAGATAATAAGTGGTTTGCTGATGCTAATTTGCCATTAAATTATTGGATATGACACAGCTAAAGCAATAAAATGGGCAAGAGATGAAGGCATGAAGCAAATTAATGTTGGCGGCAAGTCGGCAACAAGCTAGTAGAAACTAACCTAGCATGGCATTTCGGCGAACTTGTTCTATTCAAACTTGGTTTTGCTCTTCATTATGTTATGTGATTGTGAGCCATCCAaggtattattaaatataataaaatgctGAGATTTGTGAAATGAAAAACAGATTTAAGATTTTAAGCTGTGTTAGATGTGGAATATACTGTAGCCATCTGATTGAAGGTTATCGTCGTTGACGTTTATCAATCTTAGATGACAACCAATTCAGGGACATTTTATGttcattaatatttatctattcaatttattaaataaataagtttataaattttttataatttaagatttaaaagtttattaatGAACTTCATTTTAAGGTTTActctttaaatataaaaaaaatattacttataaGTATgtattttaagtatttattttatttaagatttaggatatataattattcaaattattGCACCTccaactttttaattaattcatactTTTTAAAGAAGTTAGTAAATTTAGTTAGTAGCATTACATAAGGAAGCAAATAGTAACTTTATTATGTTAGTATGTAAATCAACTTAGTTTGAAAACTTATAAATAAGTCGTTGTAGTATAGTGGTAAGTATTCCCGCCTGTCACGCGGGTGACCCGGGTTcgatccccggcaacggcgtgttatttctttttttatttaggaGCAAAAGTAGTAAAACATAgccacataatttttttatttcaaggtAATGGATCTCTAGTTATCCAGTATATTATTATGCAACTTTCAAAGAACCTTAAGTATAAGTTGCAGGACTAacgttatattattattatagtataaaatatttaccaTTTTTACCCGTCATTgatatatgtaaacaaaattGGTTGATTATCATTAATGATTTTAAACTCAAGACTTTTTGCTTAAGAAATTgagaataattttattcaaaattaattacttatagTAACAACATGACAATTCATGTATTTAATCTTTATGctacacttaaaaaaaagtatatttaaattaattaactttttaaaaagaaatgattTGAATTAACGGTCTCTTTGAAACACATTTAAAACacattgattataaaatttctaaatgAATACAACTTAAATTAAACATGTGAGATCGGATTAAGTTGGAATAACTTTACATCAATTGATCTAGATAttcaatagtattttttttcttttaaagaaaatatttatatattaaaataaaataaaatagtaaatttgatCCCTAAAAATGTATTACATTTCATGTTATTCCCTTAatgtaaataaactaaaaaaaagtctCTTAAAACAGCTTCCGTCTTTcatattcatctttatatatttgaaataagTTCTCACATGTTATCATTAAAATGCAATTTAGTCCTTACATTAAACTGCATTTTAATGATAACTTTTAGGGACCTATCTAAATCGAAAGAGGAATATGAATGATGGAAGTTATTTTccgtgatttttttagtttattaacaTTCAGGGGCTAACTTGAAATTATCATTTACTATTCGTGGCCAAATTAACTATTCTACCATCAAATAAAAAgtttacaatttaaaataagCTTGTaatatatgtgatgtgcttctCATGCCTAGTATCAGCAGATTCAGTTCCATATGCGATCGCCAAGAAACAGAAATAAGAAAGATTTGGATGCACCCAAGAGCTAAGACAACAGGGTAATTTACTTACTCGAGCCTCTTATGTTTTGGTTGAGATTCATCGAGGACAAGTAATGCAACAAAACCAAACATAAATAAGCGAAGGTACACCAAATTTCAACAAAACGTCCTGTAAATGTATGATCCACACATGCCCAATTCCCTACTGTTTACATTTCTAGAAAAAGTATGAGTTAAAAAACTGCTTCAACAATTGCATGCTTCTTTTTGGGGTATCCAATTCCAACCATATGGTTCAAATACACCTTCCCTTCCTTCACAGTTGCTGCTGAGGCCAAGCGATGCTTTGGCCCTGAGAATGTTCCCACAACAGAAGCTGTGTTCCACCCATCAGAGCTCTCCACTAATCTCCCAGAAGGATTCCCAGCAACTACAAGCTTAGTAGGAGACAGTAGTTCCAAACCATCTCCAAAAGATAGAGTCCCTCCCTTTACCTTTATTATCTTCACTTCCTCTCCTTTTGTTAAATCAATCTTGAACAAGTTGCCGCTGAAAGTGTGAATCACAATCAAGAACCCATCTGGGTGGTAAACTATCCCATTTAGCCCAACCAAGTTCTTATACCACTCTTTTGCACTAAACAACGGGTTTCTAATGATTGATATAAGCTTCCCTTCCACCCCAACTTTCCAGATTTTGTTGCCTTTTATATCTGTGACATAGGCATTGCCTTCTGCGTCCACTGCAACATCATCCGCGAAAGATTTCTCATCACCTGCATCCAATTGAAAATTGATATTGTCACAAATCACAATAATGTCACCAAGACCCACCAGTTGTATATCTAAGCTGACACAATTTGAAGCTATACCCCATGTTAAGAGCCAACAAGATAATAGGACACATGCAATTAATGGGAGGTACTGGCGTAGGTAGACCACTTCCctttggtttattattattgCCATGCATAGCTCACAACCatccatatgttttttttttttctttcttactttATTCTTGCACACATGAATAACACGTGCATGTGCAGACAAGTTTTGTGGCGTTGATTTGAATGTTGATATGAATATCAGGCAGTTAACTAAACGAACAAACCAACTTGGAGGTTAGATCAAATGTTGAAAGATTTGG encodes the following:
- the LOC114370488 gene encoding uncharacterized protein LOC114370488: MQVPFHKYTTIPLQQPTPKLFFSLSHMALCSPRFLTLLLLLSAIPIGIIVTLERAQPATHVYHYHSSGWFRECAKWDSHHRRFIVSFFEGGLGQVKLPEKDSESSSSSPPLEEATVVKDAHLAGNASLGIAIDPPRNRVLVVNADVIGNRYGALAAYDLSTWNRLFLTQLSSPSDEKSFADDVAVDAEGNAYVTDIKGNKIWKVGVEGKLISIIRNPLFSAKEWYKNLVGLNGIVYHPDGFLIVIHTFSGNLFKIDLTKGEEVKIIKVKGGTLSFGDGLELLSPTKLVVAGNPSGRLVESSDGWNTASVVGTFSGPKHRLASAATVKEGKVYLNHMVGIGYPKKKHAIVEAVF